In the genome of Desulfofarcimen acetoxidans DSM 771, one region contains:
- a CDS encoding PAS domain-containing protein produces MTEDHSYKKSQKILPIREGISINQTIDTMKPFLNSPSTSFKLQKKKVTSCKELYSRKNNSRALVTVTSSFINLLEQTLINQSYAIFLIDKEGYILEFRGDPDTKRIYQNNELNISLSNQTDVSTPFNMSANNAQGPVFVDELEHYTINIDGGWVCCGVPIRDADQKLIGLLEVVVPNDAVPPHILAVLLGICRTVEYEFSKLKKSKNRVFKLKKPESLVLNNMQQAVLALDKDLTIIYINKFGLEMTGLAEEEVLENSLFRIFPFDSAAKSLLVSMLAGEQENIQHKASILLRQEITDVFLQLNQLLNEKGNFIGLVLTISY; encoded by the coding sequence ATGACAGAAGATCATTCATATAAAAAGAGTCAAAAGATTCTCCCGATAAGAGAAGGTATTTCTATAAATCAAACCATTGATACAATGAAACCCTTTTTAAACTCACCTTCAACTTCATTTAAGCTTCAGAAGAAAAAGGTCACTAGCTGTAAGGAATTATACAGCAGGAAAAACAACTCCAGAGCGCTAGTAACCGTTACCTCATCTTTTATTAATTTGCTGGAACAAACTTTAATAAACCAGTCCTACGCCATTTTTTTAATTGATAAAGAAGGATATATTCTTGAATTTCGCGGTGATCCCGATACAAAGCGTATTTATCAGAATAATGAGTTAAATATTAGCTTAAGTAACCAGACTGATGTTTCCACGCCTTTTAACATGTCTGCCAACAATGCTCAAGGACCTGTTTTTGTAGATGAATTAGAACATTACACAATCAATATTGATGGCGGTTGGGTTTGTTGCGGGGTTCCAATTAGAGACGCTGATCAAAAATTAATCGGGTTGTTAGAAGTTGTTGTTCCCAATGACGCTGTACCTCCCCATATTCTAGCCGTTCTCCTGGGCATTTGCAGAACAGTTGAGTATGAATTTTCAAAGCTTAAGAAATCAAAAAATAGAGTCTTTAAATTAAAAAAACCGGAAAGCCTGGTTTTAAATAATATGCAGCAAGCTGTCCTGGCGTTGGATAAAGATCTCACTATAATATACATTAATAAATTCGGACTGGAAATGACCGGGTTAGCGGAAGAAGAAGTGTTGGAAAATTCTCTTTTCAGAATTTTCCCCTTTGACTCGGCTGCCAAAAGCCTGCTAGTTTCAATGCTGGCAGGAGAGCAGGAAAATATCCAGCATAAAGCAAGTATCCTTCTGAGACAGGAAATAACAGATGTTTTTCTCCAATTAAACCAACTACTAAACGAAAAGGGAAATTTTATTGGTTTGGTATTGACAATAAGCTATTAA
- a CDS encoding DUF4878 domain-containing protein: protein MVIIFKTRSIIFFAACLIICLAGCNNSSSNSPGQTFLLFWGKIQEGNYTQAAQYVSSQTAVEYQTDIPSFLTLMSKGGNPDSISRWTSVKVISEQIDVTKAVAKVKITAKPDGKETTYDSEMPMSKEDDIWKLRLTSRGYVIQ, encoded by the coding sequence TTGGTAATTATTTTTAAAACCAGGAGCATTATATTTTTTGCTGCTTGTTTAATAATTTGTTTAGCCGGTTGTAATAATTCTTCCTCAAACAGTCCCGGTCAAACCTTTTTATTGTTTTGGGGAAAAATACAAGAAGGTAACTATACACAAGCGGCCCAGTATGTATCTTCACAGACGGCAGTTGAGTACCAAACAGATATACCATCCTTTCTGACTTTAATGTCTAAGGGGGGAAACCCTGATAGCATCAGTAGGTGGACAAGCGTAAAAGTTATATCAGAACAAATAGACGTCACCAAAGCTGTAGCAAAGGTTAAAATAACAGCTAAACCTGATGGAAAGGAGACAACTTACGATTCTGAAATGCCTATGAGCAAAGAAGATGATATATGGAAACTGAGGCTTACTTCACGCGGCTATGTAATACAGTAA
- a CDS encoding RecQ family ATP-dependent DNA helicase: MNRRLLYRWLASGVLWLLLLIVVVISIRSVNIVNSTLALFVTHRGKFLLPAKYLYYWKLTCLGDKSMRERAVRLLKAMLGAGVVFREGQWEAIESIINRKRTLVVQRTGWGKSIVYFIATKLLRDQGAGPTILISPLLSLMRNQIENAARIGIRAESINSQNEEDWEHVKSTLVRGECDVLLVSPERLANFYFLDQVLPLISSGIGIFVVDEAHCISDWGHDFRPDYRRIVRIVNNLPSNVPVIATTATANDRVVNDIKEQLGQNLSIFRGPLKRDSLRLQTIRLADQSERLAWLVANIPKMNGSGIIYCLTVADCDRVARWLQEKGINALEYHGKLGNDLRKEREQKLLDNEIKALVATVALGMGFDKPDLGFVVHYQRPGSIVAYYQQIGRAGRALDNAYAILLNGREDDEIQDYFINTAFPGADEMDRVVRVLNSSQRGLKASEIMLLLNISQIRLEKCLKMLQIDEAISKNGTVYSRTLNPWQPDIARSEQVTAQRKHELRRMQDYVNTDMCLMKFVSLELGDPYAGNCGRCKNCCGEGFFSEQVGIENILEATQFLRGNFLVIEPRKQWPPGGVGDMKGKISGEHRNQEGYSLCMYGDAGWGRLVREDKYEQGYFRDELVFAAVDLIKNQWNPYPFPVWVTAVPSLRHPNLVPDFAKKVAEKLGIPFNPVLVKVKSTPQQKTMKNSFLQADNVIDCFEIQFGCPEGPVLLIDDMVDSRWTFTVCGMLLSKSGSGLVYPFAIANTAGGGDIE, from the coding sequence ATGAACCGTCGATTATTATACCGCTGGCTGGCCAGCGGGGTATTGTGGCTGCTGCTTTTAATTGTAGTCGTGATCTCTATCCGAAGTGTAAATATAGTCAACAGTACTTTAGCTTTATTTGTCACCCATAGAGGAAAATTTTTGTTACCGGCGAAATATTTATATTATTGGAAATTGACCTGCTTGGGGGACAAATCTATGAGAGAACGAGCAGTGAGACTGTTGAAAGCTATGCTGGGTGCTGGAGTAGTTTTCAGGGAAGGCCAGTGGGAAGCAATAGAATCAATTATTAATAGGAAACGCACATTGGTTGTCCAGCGCACAGGTTGGGGGAAGAGTATTGTTTATTTTATCGCAACAAAATTATTGAGAGATCAGGGTGCAGGCCCAACAATTTTGATTAGTCCATTGCTTTCCTTAATGCGGAATCAAATAGAAAATGCTGCTCGTATCGGTATTAGAGCCGAATCAATAAACAGCCAAAACGAAGAAGACTGGGAGCATGTGAAAAGTACTTTGGTACGGGGTGAATGTGATGTGCTACTTGTTTCGCCGGAGCGCCTGGCCAATTTTTATTTTTTAGATCAAGTTTTGCCCTTAATTAGTAGCGGAATTGGTATTTTTGTGGTTGATGAAGCTCACTGTATTTCTGACTGGGGGCATGATTTTCGTCCAGATTACCGGAGAATTGTCCGGATTGTCAATAATTTGCCATCGAATGTTCCTGTAATTGCTACTACCGCTACAGCTAATGATCGTGTAGTTAATGATATTAAAGAACAACTTGGGCAAAATCTTAGCATATTTAGAGGTCCATTAAAAAGGGATTCTTTGAGATTACAAACCATACGATTGGCAGATCAGTCCGAAAGATTAGCCTGGCTTGTCGCAAATATTCCGAAGATGAACGGTTCCGGAATAATTTACTGTTTAACGGTTGCTGATTGCGATAGAGTAGCCAGATGGCTGCAAGAGAAAGGAATTAACGCTCTTGAGTACCATGGAAAATTGGGAAACGATCTGCGAAAAGAAAGAGAGCAGAAACTTCTTGATAATGAAATTAAAGCTCTTGTAGCGACGGTTGCATTAGGTATGGGATTTGATAAGCCCGATTTGGGTTTTGTTGTCCACTACCAGCGACCCGGTTCAATAGTTGCATATTACCAGCAAATTGGCCGTGCAGGTCGGGCGCTTGACAATGCTTATGCTATTCTTTTGAATGGCCGTGAAGATGATGAGATTCAAGACTATTTTATAAATACTGCATTTCCCGGTGCAGATGAAATGGATCGTGTAGTTCGGGTTTTGAACAGTTCACAAAGGGGATTAAAAGCTTCTGAGATAATGCTTTTATTAAATATTTCTCAAATCAGGCTTGAGAAATGTTTAAAAATGTTACAAATTGATGAGGCTATTTCTAAGAATGGCACAGTTTACAGTAGAACCTTAAACCCGTGGCAGCCTGATATTGCCAGAAGTGAGCAAGTAACGGCACAGAGAAAGCATGAACTGCGCAGAATGCAGGATTATGTTAATACCGATATGTGCCTTATGAAATTTGTATCTTTAGAATTAGGTGATCCGTATGCCGGTAATTGCGGGCGGTGTAAAAACTGTTGTGGGGAAGGATTTTTCTCTGAGCAGGTAGGTATAGAAAATATTTTGGAAGCGACTCAGTTTTTGCGTGGGAATTTCCTGGTGATTGAGCCAAGAAAACAATGGCCGCCTGGGGGAGTCGGCGATATGAAGGGAAAAATATCTGGTGAGCATCGTAACCAGGAAGGGTATTCACTTTGTATGTATGGTGATGCAGGTTGGGGGCGTTTGGTCAGGGAGGATAAATATGAGCAAGGTTATTTTCGTGATGAGCTTGTTTTTGCAGCTGTTGACCTCATAAAGAATCAATGGAACCCTTACCCGTTCCCGGTCTGGGTAACTGCAGTTCCTTCGCTGCGTCACCCTAACCTTGTACCTGATTTTGCCAAGAAAGTGGCTGAAAAGCTTGGAATTCCGTTTAATCCGGTTTTGGTTAAGGTAAAAAGTACTCCTCAGCAAAAAACTATGAAAAACAGTTTTCTTCAAGCTGATAATGTAATAGATTGCTTTGAAATTCAGTTCGGTTGCCCTGAAGGCCCGGTTTTGCTAATAGATGACATGGTAGATTCCCGTTGGACATTTACTGTTTGTGGGATGTTGTTGAGTAAGAGTGGCAGCGGGCTTGTATACCCGTTCGCCATTGCCAATACTGCTGGCGGAGGTGACATAGAATAA
- a CDS encoding DUF445 family protein, producing MNWQYIISPITGAVIGYSTNWIAIKMLFRPLEEKKLFGIRVPFTPGVIPGERDRIAVSIGEAVSAHLLTEEQITRTLLDRKTVTALRRFIRTRIYLLLKSEATVSNMIAGAGGENIIKILTGQLSAWVYSVILDKSTQDTLIAYVQTAVRDFLDKEIEETLNEEKVTEYVFIIKNFVKKFLSGPDIASSIKGYLEEKLIKLFASEENLRSHLPATVIQELQDQISRQGPEIIGIFTKYLESPEVKSIITQRLEKFFEGFLNNGIIGMLSGFIKKSIPKLAEKIYETIGNFLLDENLQKELVRFLQDMLNSALDKKISEIVKELHLDQQATRQEWVNVIYEQLLGEREIDSAFSFAENYLMGCKNLTWNELLGDSLPQNGIIDSTLTNLVYGLLNKPEFQIAVNRTVQSAVDNFLTKKICELTAGAKNKEIFELSEYLVKNSQSLIPKYSPLILKTIDIKSTIVRSVEGLDVSEIENVLLGITSKELSYITWFGGLLGLIIGLATPFLQSLVK from the coding sequence GTGAACTGGCAATATATAATCAGTCCAATAACCGGAGCTGTAATCGGTTACAGTACAAACTGGATAGCCATAAAAATGCTTTTTCGTCCTCTGGAAGAAAAAAAACTTTTTGGCATAAGAGTTCCTTTTACCCCTGGGGTGATTCCCGGCGAAAGGGATAGGATTGCGGTAAGTATTGGTGAAGCAGTAAGTGCTCATCTTTTGACTGAAGAACAGATTACACGCACTCTTTTAGATAGGAAAACAGTAACCGCTTTAAGGAGATTTATCCGTACAAGAATATACCTTTTGCTGAAAAGTGAAGCAACTGTGAGTAATATGATTGCCGGCGCTGGTGGGGAGAATATCATCAAAATTCTTACCGGACAGCTGTCAGCCTGGGTTTATTCAGTGATACTGGACAAAAGCACTCAAGATACACTTATTGCTTACGTGCAAACCGCTGTTCGTGATTTTCTGGATAAAGAGATTGAAGAAACCCTCAATGAAGAGAAGGTAACTGAATATGTTTTTATCATAAAGAACTTTGTAAAAAAATTTTTATCCGGTCCGGATATTGCAAGCAGCATCAAAGGCTATCTTGAAGAGAAATTAATAAAACTATTTGCCAGTGAAGAGAATTTGCGCAGTCACTTACCTGCAACAGTTATTCAGGAACTGCAAGATCAAATTTCCAGGCAGGGGCCGGAAATCATCGGGATTTTTACAAAGTATTTAGAATCACCGGAAGTAAAATCAATCATAACTCAGAGACTGGAAAAGTTCTTTGAGGGTTTTTTGAATAATGGCATAATAGGTATGCTTTCTGGTTTTATAAAAAAAAGTATACCCAAATTGGCCGAAAAAATATACGAAACTATAGGTAACTTTTTATTGGATGAAAATTTGCAAAAAGAACTGGTGCGTTTCCTTCAAGACATGCTTAATTCAGCACTTGACAAAAAAATAAGCGAGATAGTAAAAGAACTTCACCTCGATCAGCAAGCTACCAGACAGGAATGGGTGAATGTAATATATGAACAACTGCTGGGAGAAAGAGAAATAGACAGCGCCTTTTCTTTTGCTGAAAACTATCTGATGGGCTGTAAAAATCTTACCTGGAATGAGTTGTTGGGAGACAGCCTCCCCCAAAATGGCATTATTGACAGTACTTTGACTAACTTAGTATATGGCTTGCTAAATAAACCGGAATTTCAGATAGCTGTGAACAGGACAGTGCAGTCAGCGGTGGATAATTTTTTGACCAAAAAAATCTGTGAACTGACTGCCGGTGCTAAAAATAAAGAAATTTTTGAGTTAAGCGAATACCTGGTCAAAAACAGTCAGAGTCTGATACCTAAATATTCGCCATTAATATTAAAAACAATAGATATTAAAAGCACCATTGTAAGAAGCGTGGAAGGGTTGGATGTCAGCGAAATTGAAAATGTTCTGCTGGGCATAACCAGTAAGGAACTGTCTTATATAACCTGGTTTGGAGGCCTGCTGGGCTTAATCATCGGTTTAGCCACCCCTTTTCTGCAATCTCTTGTTAAATAA
- a CDS encoding stalk domain-containing protein: MVRIIVLTLFFFLGGILGTGFCEAAVNTKIIINKQNNKLAFYQNNQLVKIFPVATGREPSYTPEGSFKIINKIINPYYIKLKIDGGAPDNPLGNRWMGLNAGGGTYGIHGNSNPASIGTYASGGCIRMSNNDVIWLYERIPIGTPVEIINYSMDFDNNLLDGERRDIIVKLNGEEVKLPRGAGPLIRSEQVFLPITVLAEQLGFQIQWDGPNSTLVLVNQTKQLFFIVDSKTYSLNLVKREAQFAPLIHNSYIYLPLYFFEDLLGAKINWDKINEGIAWLETDNLTNVGKPVPYPIGINVGTKNVALNDKQTPLLFGKHILVPVIALENLLGLELSWDESRVAVKIKHNEDILILPIESNNGSLNENDFTIYPQIVFNNGIAFVSVDDLARAFNLTSSFDYNTGILTINPQ; this comes from the coding sequence ATGGTGCGCATAATTGTCTTAACGTTATTTTTTTTTCTAGGGGGGATATTAGGAACCGGTTTCTGCGAGGCTGCTGTAAATACAAAGATAATCATAAATAAGCAAAATAATAAATTAGCTTTTTATCAAAATAATCAATTAGTTAAAATTTTTCCGGTGGCTACAGGAAGAGAACCTTCTTACACTCCTGAGGGGTCATTCAAGATAATAAACAAAATAATCAATCCTTATTATATCAAACTAAAAATTGACGGTGGCGCACCTGACAATCCTCTGGGTAACAGGTGGATGGGACTTAATGCGGGTGGCGGCACTTATGGCATTCACGGTAACAGCAATCCCGCTTCCATTGGCACCTATGCTTCCGGTGGCTGTATCAGGATGAGTAATAACGATGTAATCTGGTTATACGAACGTATACCAATTGGTACTCCGGTGGAAATTATTAATTACTCTATGGATTTTGACAACAATCTATTAGATGGGGAACGACGGGATATTATAGTTAAACTAAACGGGGAAGAAGTTAAGTTACCCAGAGGGGCAGGACCACTTATTCGCAGTGAGCAAGTATTTTTACCGATTACTGTACTGGCTGAGCAGCTTGGCTTCCAAATCCAGTGGGACGGACCTAACAGCACGCTGGTGCTGGTAAACCAGACAAAGCAATTATTCTTTATAGTAGACAGCAAAACTTACAGTCTGAACCTGGTCAAAAGAGAAGCTCAATTTGCACCGTTAATCCATAATTCCTACATTTACCTGCCCCTGTACTTCTTTGAAGACTTGCTGGGTGCAAAAATCAACTGGGATAAAATAAATGAAGGTATAGCCTGGCTTGAAACAGACAACCTCACTAATGTTGGCAAACCGGTTCCTTACCCCATAGGTATTAACGTAGGTACGAAAAATGTTGCCCTAAATGACAAACAGACACCGCTTTTATTTGGCAAGCATATTCTAGTTCCCGTTATTGCTTTAGAAAACCTGCTGGGCTTAGAGTTGAGTTGGGATGAAAGCAGAGTTGCCGTGAAAATAAAACATAATGAAGACATTCTAATACTACCTATTGAAAGCAACAACGGCTCATTAAACGAAAATGACTTTACCATTTATCCCCAGATAGTATTTAATAACGGTATCGCCTTTGTTTCTGTCGATGATTTGGCGAGAGCCTTCAATTTAACATCATCTTTTGATTATAATACAGGCATTCTAACTATCAACCCTCAGTAA
- a CDS encoding DNA-processing protein DprA, whose amino-acid sequence MKNNLSEDSLAILLLCSNLATYGKTGSFFKPFTLKEWDSLSHKIIESVMKRPGAFFYTTPEEWRECLNLTPENIQRIQNLLTEGGQLGIELERLSSLGIWVTTRAEASYPARLKKVLRQKSPVVLFGAGDASLFQSEGVAIVGSRNVDEIGSYFAEKLAGRCVTEGLTVVSGGARGVDMIAQNSALRSGGKVISVLSNSMETSIRQRENREAIVAGRLLLLSSTHPKAPFNVYNAMDRNKYIYALSHYAVVVSSEENKGGTWTGATENLKAGWVPLFVRVGGQVPAGNNRLLEKGAIAFDSEVLADEAVILRNWLSDNIQVIVNYESSKRNENNISSPKKDHQLAFRFDDSTVSHQILDNPEQLFAGNDLFTVVWPYIEKVLEKSQKTEKELAEMFNVRSVQIQDWLKRAVDEQKVKRLIKPVRYVVASYGPSGQERLPVGNIEQAVVFESCE is encoded by the coding sequence ATGAAAAATAATCTTTCCGAAGACAGTCTGGCTATATTGCTGCTGTGCTCTAACCTAGCGACTTACGGTAAAACGGGAAGTTTCTTTAAACCATTTACACTAAAAGAATGGGACAGTCTTTCCCATAAGATAATTGAATCGGTAATGAAAAGACCAGGTGCCTTTTTTTACACGACTCCTGAAGAGTGGCGGGAATGTCTTAATTTAACTCCCGAAAACATACAACGCATACAAAATTTGCTAACAGAGGGCGGGCAACTGGGAATTGAATTAGAAAGACTGAGCAGTCTGGGAATATGGGTGACAACAAGAGCAGAGGCAAGTTACCCGGCGCGACTTAAAAAAGTTTTGAGGCAGAAATCACCTGTAGTACTGTTCGGGGCAGGTGATGCGTCACTTTTTCAATCTGAAGGTGTTGCTATTGTAGGTTCGCGAAATGTTGATGAGATTGGTTCTTACTTTGCAGAGAAACTGGCCGGGCGATGTGTTACAGAAGGTCTGACAGTGGTTTCCGGGGGTGCCCGTGGGGTTGATATGATTGCACAGAATTCAGCCCTTCGCTCGGGAGGCAAAGTTATTTCTGTTCTTTCTAACAGTATGGAAACAAGTATCAGACAGAGGGAAAACAGAGAAGCTATTGTTGCCGGGCGGCTTTTACTGCTGTCGTCAACTCACCCCAAAGCACCTTTTAATGTTTATAATGCTATGGACAGAAATAAATATATATATGCTCTCTCCCACTATGCTGTGGTTGTATCTTCTGAGGAAAATAAAGGCGGGACATGGACTGGGGCAACGGAAAACTTGAAAGCAGGCTGGGTTCCGCTGTTTGTTCGTGTAGGGGGACAGGTTCCTGCGGGTAATAATCGTTTGCTGGAGAAGGGCGCAATTGCCTTTGACTCGGAAGTCCTGGCAGATGAGGCTGTTATACTACGTAATTGGTTGAGCGATAACATTCAGGTAATAGTTAACTATGAAAGTAGCAAAAGAAATGAAAATAACATAAGCTCGCCTAAGAAGGATCACCAATTGGCTTTTAGATTTGATGACTCAACTGTGTCTCACCAGATATTGGATAATCCAGAACAACTTTTCGCAGGTAATGATTTATTTACAGTAGTTTGGCCGTACATTGAAAAGGTATTAGAAAAAAGTCAGAAAACTGAAAAAGAGCTGGCAGAAATGTTTAATGTCCGGTCTGTGCAGATTCAGGATTGGCTGAAAAGAGCTGTAGATGAGCAAAAGGTGAAGAGGCTTATAAAACCTGTCCGTTATGTGGTGGCTTCTTATGGTCCAAGTGGGCAGGAGAGACTGCCAGTTGGTAATATTGAGCAGGCGGTGGTTTTTGAGTCTTGTGAGTGA
- a CDS encoding spore protein has translation MSRRQGIMSDRLKLELAEELGVADVVSREGFGGVSSRNCGNLVRLAIERAERQTMQNN, from the coding sequence GTGAGTAGACGTCAAGGTATTATGTCCGATAGGCTTAAACTCGAGTTAGCCGAAGAACTGGGTGTTGCCGATGTGGTCAGCAGGGAAGGTTTTGGCGGGGTTTCTTCCAGAAACTGTGGCAACCTTGTGCGACTTGCCATTGAACGGGCTGAGCGGCAAACTATGCAGAATAATTAG
- a CDS encoding Druantia anti-phage system protein DruA: MTKIGIISPENKGLVSYNWCLSHKTSSTVIDGRPVDILHDFYTLCCFLFGSAAWYCASRDIFIGWSEDARKVNLKFLTNNTRFLILSWVKVLYLASHILGLSCGV; this comes from the coding sequence ATGACTAAGATAGGTATTATTTCACCGGAAAACAAGGGCTTAGTCTCATATAATTGGTGCCTTTCACACAAGACTTCTTCGACTGTCATTGACGGCCGGCCGGTAGATATATTGCATGATTTCTACACTTTATGTTGTTTTCTTTTTGGTTCTGCAGCATGGTATTGTGCCTCCCGGGATATTTTTATCGGTTGGAGTGAAGATGCAAGAAAGGTAAACCTCAAATTTCTGACTAACAATACGCGGTTTCTGATATTATCCTGGGTTAAAGTCCTATACTTGGCCAGTCACATTTTAGGATTATCTTGCGGCGTATAA
- a CDS encoding SDR family oxidoreductase encodes MILVTGAGGFVGRHVVKALLDRGCKIRCLVRSTDAAVNLLPDPVDIVVGNVNDKKSLIEACQNVSAVIHLIAVIREIGEDTFELINVEGTRNLVEAAENSGVSQFLHLSALGACDNPVYKYAYSKWQGEEFVKNSKLNWVILRPSVIYGEGFGFMDRMLQSVNMTPPWVPVPGRGKTLFQPISVHDLVNCIIKALINDVYWKKVYEIGGPEHLNYRQILDILLEHLELKRIKVYIPTIILQIVVPIIQCFLKDPPVTPVELKQMKLSNVTDPDAVEKYFGFQPVQLREGIKYLPKTKPTNR; translated from the coding sequence TTGATTTTGGTAACAGGGGCCGGAGGTTTTGTCGGACGTCATGTTGTAAAAGCTTTATTAGACAGGGGATGTAAGATTCGTTGCTTGGTCCGTTCAACTGATGCTGCTGTTAACTTATTACCCGATCCTGTTGATATAGTAGTGGGTAATGTTAATGACAAAAAATCTCTTATAGAGGCCTGTCAGAACGTTTCAGCGGTTATTCACCTGATTGCCGTAATTAGAGAGATTGGTGAGGATACCTTTGAGCTAATTAATGTTGAGGGAACCAGAAATTTGGTCGAGGCAGCTGAGAATAGCGGGGTTAGTCAATTTTTGCATTTGAGTGCCCTGGGAGCCTGTGATAATCCGGTATACAAATACGCATATTCAAAGTGGCAGGGTGAGGAATTTGTTAAAAACAGCAAACTAAATTGGGTTATCTTGAGACCCTCGGTTATATATGGAGAGGGTTTCGGTTTTATGGATCGTATGCTGCAGTCTGTGAATATGACACCTCCCTGGGTGCCTGTTCCTGGCCGTGGGAAAACCTTGTTTCAGCCAATATCCGTTCATGACTTAGTTAATTGTATCATAAAAGCCTTGATTAACGATGTTTACTGGAAAAAGGTATATGAAATCGGTGGGCCGGAGCATTTAAATTACCGGCAGATACTTGACATACTGCTGGAACATCTTGAATTAAAACGTATTAAAGTTTATATACCAACAATAATTTTACAAATTGTTGTACCGATAATTCAATGCTTTTTAAAAGATCCTCCGGTAACACCGGTGGAATTAAAACAAATGAAATTGAGTAATGTAACCGATCCAGATGCCGTTGAGAAGTATTTTGGCTTTCAGCCGGTGCAGTTAAGGGAGGGTATAAAATACCTGCCCAAAACAAAACCCACAAACCGCTAA
- a CDS encoding pyridoxal phosphate-dependent aminotransferase, with amino-acid sequence MAISQKIEKFLANASFIRKMFEEGEQLRKIHGSDKVYDFTLGNPVNEPPKIFKEELKKLALEPVPGMHRYMSNAGYMETRQAVAQLLAEQSGLDFNEKHVVMTCGAGGALNVVLKTLLDPGDEVIILNPFFVEYKFYIDNHGGVFKEVATKEDFTLDLNAIDQAISEKTKAIILNSPNNPTGVIYSAQSLDSLEQVLSKKRKQYGHDTFVISDEPYAKIVYDGNQVPSIFKHITNSIAVTSHSKDLALPGERIGYLAINPLIDNIDLLIDGLIFCNRTLGFVNAPALMQRLVTHLQRESVDIEEYKEKRDLLYNHLTALGFEMVKPQGAFYLFPKNPIGDDMKFLETAKKFNILLVPGGGFGCPGYFRLAYCIDKQTIINSLPAFESLARELGMAVK; translated from the coding sequence GTGGCTATTTCTCAAAAGATAGAAAAATTTCTTGCCAATGCTTCTTTTATCAGGAAAATGTTTGAGGAAGGTGAACAGCTTCGTAAAATACACGGGTCTGATAAAGTCTATGATTTTACCCTGGGCAATCCGGTAAATGAACCACCGAAAATTTTCAAGGAAGAGTTGAAAAAACTTGCCCTGGAACCGGTTCCGGGGATGCACAGGTATATGAGCAACGCCGGTTACATGGAAACCCGTCAGGCTGTGGCGCAGCTGCTCGCTGAACAGTCAGGACTGGATTTCAACGAAAAGCATGTAGTGATGACCTGCGGTGCCGGAGGGGCTTTGAATGTTGTCTTAAAAACCCTTCTGGATCCTGGCGATGAGGTAATAATTCTGAACCCTTTTTTTGTAGAGTATAAATTTTATATTGACAACCATGGCGGGGTATTCAAAGAAGTGGCAACCAAAGAAGACTTTACGCTGGATCTCAACGCGATCGACCAGGCTATATCCGAAAAAACCAAAGCCATTATTTTAAACTCTCCTAATAATCCCACCGGGGTTATTTACAGTGCTCAATCATTAGACAGCCTGGAACAGGTTCTCAGTAAAAAAAGAAAACAATACGGGCATGATACTTTCGTTATTTCTGATGAACCTTATGCCAAAATAGTTTATGACGGTAACCAAGTACCAAGTATTTTTAAACATATTACCAACAGCATCGCTGTAACCTCACACAGTAAAGACCTGGCTTTACCAGGCGAACGTATAGGTTATCTGGCAATAAATCCTCTTATCGATAATATTGATTTATTAATTGACGGCTTGATTTTTTGCAATCGCACACTGGGCTTTGTCAATGCACCCGCTCTTATGCAGCGTTTGGTTACTCACTTGCAGCGGGAGAGTGTAGATATTGAAGAATATAAAGAGAAGAGAGACTTGTTGTATAACCATCTGACAGCGCTTGGTTTTGAAATGGTTAAACCACAGGGGGCCTTTTACCTTTTTCCTAAAAACCCAATTGGCGATGATATGAAGTTTCTTGAGACAGCAAAAAAATTCAATATTCTGTTGGTACCAGGCGGTGGCTTTGGCTGCCCGGGCTACTTTCGTTTAGCTTATTGTATTGACAAACAAACTATTATTAACTCGCTGCCGGCTTTTGAATCTCTGGCCAGGGAATTGGGCATGGCTGTAAAATAA